The DNA segment tgactaaattttataaaataataccaaTACACTTCACACCTGTCTGTGAGCCAACAAGTGTGAATATATGTATTTCTCCTTTTTGATATAGCTGCACAAGCTCACCAAATTATTTTTGAGCTACCTCGAGTCTTTctgaaaaatcattcaaaaacaaaataaaaaaaataaagtatgcaaaatttcaaattgtaaaaaatatactTGCATCAAATGTAATAAATTCATGATCTATAGAATACCTTGATGTTTGTCTTCCGCTGTGGTTTCCCCAAGCTGCATGCCTTTGTTGATATAAACAATTACAACTTCATTCAACTTTGCGCCAACGTCGAGGATCATTGGAGCATTTCCTGGAAGGTTTTTCTCAACACTACTTTCATTCAATTCAGAGAGTTTTTGAGTTGTGTCAAGTGAAGCACAACTAGTTTCAACTTCCATTGCATATTCATAAAGAGAGGGAATAGATCAACtagtttttctatatatatataatatagaaAAAATTTATACCTGTAGTGAAAATTTCACTACAGGATATTATCAACAAAATCAGttaaaaacttcaactctaagaaggctgaagttcgacagttacaaaacaaaaacttcagctctagagctgaagttcgacagttacaaaacaaaaacttcagttctagagctgaattttgacagttacaaaacaaaatcttcagctctagagctgaagttcgacagttacaaaacaaaaactttagctctggagctgaagttcaccagttacaaaacaaaacattcaACAAAAAACATGCTGtcgtttttacaaaaaacaaaacacaatttcaaatccaaaaataatgctaaagttcataaaaatatataacaaaaaaacacaaaacatgaaacaaaacttcagctcctatctaaggtatcattgaactattataaacttcacactttATACCTGTAGTAACAATTTCCTGTATATCACCACCTAAAATTTCCATGAAAATAGCTAGTGCTCCATCAAACCGATTGTCTTTCCCAATAGTGCTAGACACATCACTCGCTTTCAGTTCTAAATTACCAACATGTGCTTGATCTCCATCGCCAAACAAATTGCCTTTTCCAATATCACTTTCCAAAGCACAACTCGGTGCATGTTTTCCAGTACCAACAACTTGATCATCTACACCTTTCTCAGTTGTtaactcttcatcatttccatCTTTACTCAATCTATAAACACTAGATTGTTCCTCTCCACCTTGTTGTTGAACATGTTCATCGCATTCAACAGCCGCTTCCTTACGTGTAGCATTATCATCTGCGACTTTATGCGATGGATCATGAGTAGCATGTTCTTCAATATAAACAACTTGATTATCTGCAACTTGCTTGCTTCCAACATTCTCAGTTGATAACTATTCTTCATCATTTCCATTTCTGCTCAATCTATCAGCACTGGAACGTTCCTCTTCAACTTTTTCTTGAACATGTTGATCGCCTTCAAAAGCCGATTCCTCACGTGTAGCATTTACATCTGCGACTTTATCTAATGTATCATCAACAACATTAATATCTTATGGATGTTCGTAACAATCGTTCACCCTATCATATTCTCGATagttactcaaatcaaaattgCCATCGTCCATTCCATTTGATTTGTTGACAATCTTAAACAACTGTTCAAACTTCTCATTGAAATATTCCTAGAAAAAAAATTACTAACAATGATTAATCTGAATAATATCACCAGAAATAAAAAGACTTCTCTATAAATTAGTTACCTTCACTTTTACAAAAACCGCATCCATAATAGCAGATCGCTCATcctttttaaacttatcgaaaactTCTTTCACGATCgtgcttttttctttttctgcatgcCTTTGAACCTCCATCGTTAACCTCTAGAATAGACACACAACAAAAATTCAGATATTGAAGAAAACTTCAGCTTAAAAACATGTTAtacttttacaaaaacaaaaccaaaaaacttCAGATCAAAACTTACAGAACATATTGTGTCGAGTAATTCATTGTCATCAAAGTCAGTTGTAGAACGGTTAGAACGACTCTGGGTACGAGATGATTCGCCAATAAAAAGGAGTTCGATTcgcttcttttgatcgactccGACTACATGGTGATTCACCAATAACATGAGTTCGATTCGCTTCTTTTGATAGACTAAGAGTACGTGGTAATTCACCAGTTGAAGGAACCGCGTTAAGTACCTTTGAAAGAAACCGGCTGCATGGTAATTGTTCAATTAAAGGCATTGAATTCGATTCTTCTTCTGTAGGAATTATATCCAATACCCTAAAGTTGTGATATCTCTGTTTAATATAAAAAAAGTATATTATGAGAAGAAAAAAACTAATACGCCAACATATTAACACAAAGACAAAAAAAGTAACTTACTTCATGACTACTGAACAGATCAAAAAGTTCGGGAAATTTAGGCTATCCCACACATACATAACGTAACATCCTGGGAACTTGAGGGGTATCAAGGTACTCATCCTCTCTTATatacttctcccgaatatctGGGAAGCGCTCATAGAACCAAGCACATAACGGATATGAAAATCCACCAAGTTTATACTCAGTTGAACGTAATTTGTTCTGCTTGTCCAATGCATGTTTCAGTGAGTAAATGAGCTTCTCATAAGCCACATTACCCCAAGGATATTCAACACAAACCTTATCATCTTCAACAATAGATGCATACTCCTCCATCACAGATGACTCAGTCTTTTTCCCAAACAAAATAGACTCTACAATAAGAATTTTCATAAGCTTCATAACATCATCATCGCTCTCGCATACGTGTATGTGATTCACAACATTctttggaatttcattccgagtCATAAAATCTCGAATATCCTTCAAAGTCACACCCTTGGACTTACCAAAATAGCGCTTCAGAATATTGCTCTCTCGATTAATTGGTTTTTCAACATTATGTGCTGTAATCCGCAAACCGTACATAATGTGAAAATCTTCAAGGGTGAAGGAAACATCATGgccaaaaatcttgaaactaatGGAGTCTCGATCATTGGTGAATATTTGAGAAAGACATAGACAATGAACCAACTTCATGCTGCATTGGAAATTCTCCATAGCCATAATGTATCGAAATGTACCATTATTAAGCTTATCCCGTTGTGTAAGAGTCAAGAAAGTTGCAATTAATTTCTTCAAATCGTGGTTCCCCTTCTAGTAACCCTTACAGTTAAACCAATCTCGAAACTCAAAATATTTTTGTCCTGGTCTTGTAGGTGGAGGAGACATAAGGACCTGGGGGTATTATAGGTTGTCTAGGTGCTTTAGCTGCTTTGCGTACTTTAGCTGCATTAGGATCTTTAGGTGTTTTAGGTGCCATCTGTTCAAAAAAAGTAAAACATACAAAAAATAATATCAGGACATTATCAAAAAGATCAGTTAAACTTCAATCTCTAAAAAGGCTGAAGTTTGACaattataaaacaaaaactttaactatagagctgaagttcgacaattacaaaacaaaaacttcaactctagagctgaagttcgacagttataaaacaaaaacttcagctctagagctgaagttcaccctCCTAAaactgaagttcaccagttacaaaacacaAAACATTCAGCAAAAAAAATATActgtagtttttacaaaaaaacaaaacacaattcaaatccaaaaataatgtcaaaacatgaaaaaaaaacttcagctcctatctaAGTTATCATCACTTTAATAATATCatctatttaactctcaaaatttttaaaaatttggacGTCTAATCActgaagaatttatagaattctCATCAACAAAATAAAAACTCGTTCAAAAAACCTAAAAATACAATCGTAAAAGTAAAATTAATGCACTTATCAAACTAAACCCTAAGAAACTATTTAATCATAAATACATGactatcaaaaccaaaaccagaaATAAAACCCAGAAATCGTAAAATAAAACCCAGAAAGTTAAtgcaatgtacccgtgattaaatcGTAATGTAGGAACAATGATGACTAgcagttgaaaaatcaaaacaacgACGAAAACCGTTTGATTTCAGAGAAGAACAAATCAAAAAACGCGAATAACGGgagagagagacagagacagTAGAGAACTAGCGTATACTTGGAGAGAAAGTAGTCTTTTAATAAAGAAGGGCAAAATAGTCTTTAAAAGGCTTTTAACAAAAAAACAGGTACGGGtgaaaaaagaaagacaaaatggCTACAGGTTAAAAAGGGGcgccccatgcaatttttaccCAAAAATATGGCACTTTTCTCCATTTGGGTAGAACTTTAAAGTTAAAAGTATTTTGTATGGCACAATCAAGGGACAATACTAACAACTTAAAATTCGTCAAAATAGCATGAGCTAATAATTTTTCGGATTAGTAATCGAAAAATAGACGCCGTTtgcaaaattattgaaaaatatcCATTATTTTGCTGAAACacaaaaagttccagcataatatgcgaGATTATGGAGCTACTGCGTataaacttccaacatattatgttaGAACTTCGGGACACGGAAAGTTCGAGCGTAATATATGGGATTATGGAGCTCAAgcatataaacttccagcatattatgatggAACTCCAACACATTATAAAATTCCAGCATATCATGCTGGAAGCTCATATGTAAAAAAATCGaacttcagcatattatgctggaatatatTCAGATTTTAAcagtatttttgttcagattcaatttcgattacttttgaaattgtggctattttcaATTCCTAATTGtatatttggctatttttgaatttcacccttATGGAAACGACAAAAAATATGTGTTCCTCGTAATTCAAAGGCCATCTTCACCCGAATAtaaggggagaaattcaaaaatagccagatttacaactgctcgttcaaaaatagctcagtttcaaaagtaatcaaaatttagccacttttcatgtaaagataaatctgagcgaaaacactgttcaaagcctggaaaatacgccagtatattatactggagttccagcataagtatgtatgcttgaactccagcatattatactggagttccaggataagtatgctggaactccaacataatatgatggagttccagcataatatgatggagttccagcataatatgatggagttccagcataagtacactagagctccagcataatatactggagttccagcaagtatattTGTCCTGTATagtatactggagtttggagcatcggtgctcctgtctccagtatattatactggagtcagcaaagtataccggtcaagcataatatgttggaggtcatacacaggtgcaccgaactccagtatattatgttggaccggtctctgttgcaacaaaataatggctatttttcattaacttcgtaaacgctggctactTTTGAATAACCagttcgaaaactggctataccgtgctatttttacgaatATAAGCCCAAGAATCAAAGATACAAATTTTTCTTAGTAAGGGAGTAATTTGGTTGATAATGAGAAATAAGTATAAAAGAGAATATTTAAAGGGTTTTATTAAACGCAGAATACATAGAATAATTTATCAGAAAAGTTATTCAAGCCTTGAAGTTTTTCTGAAGTGATTTACATCCTATCACTCATGGCCTCCTTGATTTTAGATTTAGAAGTCAGACAAAATTAAGTCaaatttttcaaaagaaaatctttgtcTAGCAAGTAACTAGGAGCACGTCTTGACGGGAAGGTATGTTCGTTATCATTATAATTTATAAATTGTGTTTGATTCTCGTTAGGATTGTGACGTATTACTACTTCTGAAGTGCAAACTTGTACCCAGTGTTAAAACCAGCTCCCACTCCTTACTAGTTAGGAGGGGGGGgggagaagagagaagaaaacaGCAAAAATAATGTGTTTCACAATCAAATTTGTAGTAAAGCCATCATTTTCATTTGTATTCACTTAGGTCAAGATGGAGGAAAATTATGAGAATTCGAAACTTTCCCCAACCTAATGGAGGTTCCGAAAACAGTACTTAAAAAAAATCATATTATGTCGTAAATTCTTCACTTTTTGGTATATTACTGGTAAGTAGGAGATATATTTATTATTACTAAAATTATTTACCCTAAGGTTGAAATAAGAAAGACCATCAACTTGCTGAATAAACTATCAAGAAACCAGACATGATTATTACAAGGAGGTGACTTAGGTCCCAAAGCGGAGCCACCCCTTTTTTTAAGTCACACTGAATATTAAACCAATTACAGATCCTATTTTTACAATAAAGTTCATATTCAGGTGTACATCAAACATAAActgaaccaaaataaaaaaaaaatacaaccaGAGAAGGACTATCTAGCGTACACCAAATAATGGATGTGCGAAAGGACACTAATCTCATTTCCTGACTGTGTAACTAAAGCTCATTCATTCTATATGCTTCTGCCCTTTCTCCATCCTCATGCCAATAGATAGTCACTTTCTAATCTTGTGAATTTCATGT comes from the Nicotiana sylvestris chromosome 4, ASM39365v2, whole genome shotgun sequence genome and includes:
- the LOC138890048 gene encoding uncharacterized protein — its product is MAMENFQCSMKLVHCLCLSQIFTNDRDSISFKIFGHDVSFTLEDFHIMYGLRITAHNVEKPINRESNILKRYFGKSKGVTLKDIRDFMTRNEIPKNVVNHIHVCESDDDVMKLMKILIVESILFGKKTESSVMEEYASIVEDDKVCVEYPWGNVAYEKLIYSLKHALDKQNKLRSTEYKLGGFSYPLCAWFYERFPDIREKYIREDEYLDTPQVPRMLRYRYHNFRVLDIIPTEEESNSMPLIEQLPCSRFLSKSRSNRSTTDFDDNELLDTICSRLTMEVQRHAEKEKSTIVKEVFDKFKKDERSAIMDAVFVKVKEYFNEKFEQLFKIVNKSNGMDDGNFDLSNYREYDRLSTENVGSKQVADNQVVYIEEHATHDPSHKVADDNATRKEAAVECDEHVQQQGGEEQSSVYRLSKDGNDEELTTEKGVDDQVVGTGKHAPSCALESDIGKGNLFGDGDQAHVGNLELKASDVSSTIGKDNRFDGALAIFMEILGGDIQEIVTTGIKCEVYNSSMIP